One stretch of Miscanthus floridulus cultivar M001 chromosome 18, ASM1932011v1, whole genome shotgun sequence DNA includes these proteins:
- the LOC136524217 gene encoding uncharacterized protein, producing MEAERVELASIQMALGNVEFILKAREHKKLLMVIALWIIWTKQNIIREEGRRRSAQDLARCVELYAHENLEQSKTPVVRQNCRRSRWTKPPVDILKLNCDASFHSDSGSGSWGALIRDSDGDSVLPGRGRMDHVFSPFHAELIACLQGTQMAVNLCIGRLQVESDAQVVKAINSDVYDMSVVGHLVDEIKSLVFSNFISFECVHAGRDCNRAAHELAALGHLRNEGEEVITNSIPDAVPVIVANDLIANE from the coding sequence ATGGAAGCTGAAAGAGTGGAATTGGCCTCTATTCAAATGGCGCTAGGAAATGTAGAGTTTATTCTAAAAGCCAGGGAGCACAAGAAATTGCTGATGGTCATTGCATTATGGATCATTTGGACAAAACAAAATATTATCAGAGAAgaggggaggcggcgaagtgCCCAGGACCTCGCTAGATGCGTTGAGTTGTATGCCCATGAAAATCTTGAGCAGTCCAAAACACCGGTGGTCAGGCAAAATTGTCGGCGAAGTCGCTGGACAAAGCCCCCTGTGGACATTCTAAAGCTGAATTGTGATGCCTCCTTCCATTCTGATTCGGGGTCAGGCAGCTGGGGTGCACTGATCAGAGACAGCGATGGCGATTCGGTGCTGCCAGGAAGAGGACGAATGGACCATGTATTTAGTCCATTTCATGCCGAGCTAATTGCTTGCCTCCAAGGTACTCAAATGGCAGTGAACCTTTGTATTGGTCGGCTCCAGGTAGAGTCTGATGCACAAGTGGTGAAGGCTATAAATTCGGATGTCTATGATATGTCAGTAGTGGGTCATTTGGTTGATGAAATCAAGTCGCTGGTGTTCTCAAACTTTATTTCTTTTGAGTGCGTTCATGCTGGTAGAGATTGTAATAGAGCCGCTCATGAGCTGGCTGCGCTGGGTCATTTGCGTAACGAGGGTGAGGAGGTGATTACCAACTCTATCCCTGATGCTGTACCTGTGATCGTTGCTAACGATTTGATAGCAAACGAGTAA
- the LOC136520008 gene encoding elongation factor 1-alpha-like translates to MGKEKTHINIVVIGHVDSGKSTTTGHLIYKLGGIDKRVIERFEKEAAEMNKRSFKYAWVLDKLKAERERGITIDIALWKFETTKYYCTVIDAPGHRDFIKNMITGTSQADCAVLIIDSTTGGFEAGISKDGQTREHALLAFTLGVKQMICCCNKMDATTPKYSKARYDEIVKEVSSYLKKVGYNPDKIHFVPISGFEGDNMIERSTNLDWYKGPTLLEALDLINEPKRPSDKPLRLPLQDVYKIGGIGTVPVGRVETGVIKPGMVVTFGPSGLTTEVKSVEMHHEALQEALPGDNVGFNVKNVAVKDLKRGFVASNSKDDPAKEAASFTSQVIIMNHPGQIGNGYAPVLDCHTSHIAVKFAELVTKIDRRSGKELEKEPKFLKNGDAGMVKMVPTKPMVVETFSQYPPLGRFAVRDMRQTVAVGVIKSVEKKDPTGAKVTKAAAKKK, encoded by the exons ATGGGTAAGGAGAAGACTCACATCAACATTGTGGTCATTGGCCATGTCGACTCTGGCAAGTCGACCACCACTGGCCACCTGATCTACAAGCTTGGTGGTATTGACAAGCGTGTGATCGAGAGGTTCGAGAAAGAGGCTGCGGAGATGAACAAGAGGTCATTCAAGTATGCGTGGGTGCTTGACAAGCTCAAGGCCGAGCGTGAGAGAGGTATCACAATTGATATCGCCCTGTGGAAGTTCGAGACCACCAAGTACTACTGCACTGTCATTGATGCCCCTGGACACCGTGACTTCATCAAGAATATGATCACTGGCACTTCCCAGGCTGACTGTGCTGTTCTTATCATTGACTCCACCACTGGTGGTTTTGAGGCTGGTATCTCCAAGGATGGCCAGACCCGTGAGCATGCTCTCCTTGCTTTCACACTTGGAGTGAAGCAGATGATTTGCTGCTGCAACAAG ATGGATGCCACCACACCCAAGTACTCAAAGGCCCGTTATGATGAGATTGTGAAGGAAGTCTCTTCCTACCTGAAGAAGGTTGGGTACAACCCTGACAAGATCCACTTTGTTCCCATCTCTGGTTTCGAAGGTGACAACATGATTGAGAGGTCCACCAACCTTGACTGGTACAAGGGCCCAACCCTACTTGAGGCTCTGGACTTGATCAATGAGCCGAAGAGGCCTTCAGACAAGCCCCTGCGTCTCCCTCTTCAGGATGTGTACAAAATTGGTGGTATTGGAACTGTTCCTGTTGGGCGTGTTGAGACTGGTGTCATCAAGCCTGGTATGGTTGTTACCTTTGGTCCTAGTGGCCTTACTACTGAGGTTAAGTCTGTTGAGATGCACCATGAGGCTCTCCAGGAGGCCCTTCCTGGTGACAATGTTGGCTTCAACGTTAAGAATGTTGCTGTGAAGGATCTGAAGCGTGGGTTTGTGGCCTCCAACTCCAAGGATGACCCTGCCAAGGAGGCTGCTAGCTTCACCTCCCAGGTCATCATCATGAACCACCCTGGGCAGATCGGCAATGGCTACGCCCCAGTGCTGGACTGCCACACGTCACACATTGCTGTCAAATTTGCTGAGCTGGTTACCAAGATTGATAGACGGTCTGGCAAGGAGCTTGAGAAGGAGCCTAAATTCCTCAAGAACGGTGATGCtggtatggtgaagatggttccCACCAAGCCCATGGTGGTGGAGACCTTTTCTCAGTATCCTCCTCTTGGTCGCTTTGCTGTCCGGGACATGAGGCAAACGGTGGCCGTCGGAGTCATCAAGAGtgtggagaagaaggacccaactGGAGCGAAGGTGACCAAGGCTGCTGCCAAGAAGAAATGA
- the LOC136521087 gene encoding elongation factor 1-alpha-like: MGKEKTHINIVVIGHVDSGKSTTTGHLIYKLGGIDKRVIERFEKEAAEMNKRSFKYAWVLDKLKAERERGITIDIALWKFETTKYYCTVIDAPGHRDFIKNMITGTSQADCAVLIIDSTTGGFEAGISKDGQTREHALLAFTLGVKQMICCCNKMDATTPKYSKARYDEIVKEVSSYLKKVGYNPDKIHFVPISGFEGDNMIERSTNLDWYKGPTLLEALDLINEPKRPSDKPLRLPLQDVYKIGGIGTVPVGRVETGVIKPGMVVTFGPSGLTTEVKSVEMHHEALQEALPGDNVGFNVKNVAVKDLKRGFVASNSKDDPAKEAASFTSQVIIMNHPGQIGNGYAPVLDCHTSHIAVKFAELVTKIDRRSGKELEKEPKFLKNGDAGMVKMVPTKPMVVETFSQYPPLGRFAVRDMRQTVAVGVIKSVEKKDPTGAKVTKAAAKKK; encoded by the exons ATGGGTAAGGAGAAGACTCACATCAACATCGTGGTTATTGGCCACGTCGACTCTGGCAAGTCGACCACCACTGGCCACCTGATCTACAAGCTTGGCGGTATTGACAAGCGTGTGATCGAGAGGTTCGAGAAAGAGGCTGCGGAGATGAACAAGAGGTCATTCAAGTATGCGTGGGTGCTTGACAAGCTCAAGGCGGAGCGTGAGAGAGGTATCACAATTGATATCGCCCTGTGGAAGTTTGAGACCACCAAGTACTACTGCACTGTCATTGATGCTCCTGGACACCGTGACTTCATCAAGAATATGATCACTGGCACTTCCCAAGCTGACTGTGCTGTTCTTATCATTGACTCCACCACTGGTGGATTTGAGGCTGGTATCTCCAAGGATGGCCAGACCCGTGAGCATGCTCTCCTTGCTTTCACACTTGGAGTGAAGCAGATGATTTGCTGCTGCAACAAG ATGGATGCCACCACACCCAAGTACTCGAAGGCCCGTTATGATGAGATTGTGAAGGAAGTCTCTTCCTACCTGAAGAAGGTTGGGTACAACCCTGACAAGATCCACTTTGTTCCCATCTCTGGTTTCGAAGGTGACAACATGATTGAGAGGTCCACCAACCTTGACTGGTACAAGGGCCCAACCCTACTTGAGGCTCTGGACTTGATCAATGAGCCGAAGAGGCCTTCAGACAAGCCCCTGCGTCTCCCCCTTCAGGATGTGTACAAGATTGGTGGTATTGGAACTGTTCCTGTTGGGCGTGTTGAGACTGGTGTCATCAAGCCTGGTATGGTTGTTACCTTTGGTCCTAGTGGCCTTACTACTGAGGTTAAGTCTGTTGAGATGCACCATGAGGCTCTCCAGGAGGCCCTTCCTGGTGACAATGTTGGCTTCAACGTTAAGAATGTTGCTGTGAAGGATCTGAAGCGTGGGTTTGTGGCCTCCAACTCCAAGGATGACCCTGCCAAGGAGGCTGCTAGCTTCACCTCCCAGGTCATCATCATGAACCACCCTGGGCAGATCGGCAACGGCTACGCACCAGTGCTGGACTGCCACACGTCACACATTGCTGTCAAATTTGCTGAGCTGGTTACCAAGATTGATAGACGGTCTGGCAAGGAGCTTGAGAAGGAGCCTAAATTCCTCAAGAACGGTGATGCtggtatggtgaagatggttccCACCAAGCCCATGGTGGTGGAGACCTTTTCTCAGTATCCTCCTCTTGGTCGCTTTGCTGTCCGGGACATGAGGCAAACGGTGGCTGTCGGAGTCATCAAGAGcgtggagaagaaggacccaactGGAGCCAAGGTGACCAAGGCTGCTGCCAAGAAGAAATGA
- the LOC136524853 gene encoding uncharacterized protein isoform X1 — protein MVWVTQRAIYSTNFSRIDFYSCVVISVRHRTSFHRPILRTIIRFLRMIFILVQEYCFETTSFHGCILRAISRKEDEGKEDKSMQSMGRPCADETPGGAKDFSIFQIVLQPTTLTRIEAGNFISSAKHQSNLRS, from the exons ATGGTCTGGGTGACGCAAAGGGCGATATATAGTACAAATTTCTCTCGCATTGATTTTTATTCTTGTGTAGTGATTTCGGTTCGACACAGGACTTCATTTCATAGGCCAATTTTGAGGACTATCATCAG GTTTCTCAGAATGATTTTTATTCTTGTGCAAGAATATTGTTTCGAGACAACTTCATTCCATGGGTGCATTTTGAGGGCTATCAGCAG GAAAGAAGACGAGGGCAAAGAAGATAAGAGTATGCAGTCAATGGGCAG GCCTTGTGCAGATGAAACACCTGGGGGAGCAAAGGACTTTTCTATCTTCCAG aTTGTGCTCCAGCCCACAACTTTGACTCGGATTGAAGCTGGAAACTTCATTAGCAGCGCTAAACATCAGAGCAACCTCAGGAGCTGA
- the LOC136524853 gene encoding uncharacterized protein isoform X4 codes for MLAVISVRHRTSFHRPILRTIIRFLRMIFILVQEYCFETTSFHGCILRAISRKEDEGKEDKSMQSMGRPCADETPGGAKDFSIFQIVLQPTTLTRIEAGNFISSAKHQSNLRS; via the exons TGATTTCGGTTCGACACAGGACTTCATTTCATAGGCCAATTTTGAGGACTATCATCAG GTTTCTCAGAATGATTTTTATTCTTGTGCAAGAATATTGTTTCGAGACAACTTCATTCCATGGGTGCATTTTGAGGGCTATCAGCAG GAAAGAAGACGAGGGCAAAGAAGATAAGAGTATGCAGTCAATGGGCAG GCCTTGTGCAGATGAAACACCTGGGGGAGCAAAGGACTTTTCTATCTTCCAG aTTGTGCTCCAGCCCACAACTTTGACTCGGATTGAAGCTGGAAACTTCATTAGCAGCGCTAAACATCAGAGCAACCTCAGGAGCTGA
- the LOC136524853 gene encoding uncharacterized protein isoform X3, with product MVWVTQRAIYSTNFSRIDFYSCVVISVRHRTSFHRPILRTIIRFLRMIFILVQEYCFETTSFHGCILRAISRKEDEGKEDKSMQSMGSSMCTGLVQMKHLGEQRTFLSSRLCSSPQL from the exons ATGGTCTGGGTGACGCAAAGGGCGATATATAGTACAAATTTCTCTCGCATTGATTTTTATTCTTGTGTAGTGATTTCGGTTCGACACAGGACTTCATTTCATAGGCCAATTTTGAGGACTATCATCAG GTTTCTCAGAATGATTTTTATTCTTGTGCAAGAATATTGTTTCGAGACAACTTCATTCCATGGGTGCATTTTGAGGGCTATCAGCAG GAAAGAAGACGAGGGCAAAGAAGATAAGAGTATGCAGTCAATGGGCAG CTCAATGTGCACAGGCCTTGTGCAGATGAAACACCTGGGGGAGCAAAGGACTTTTCTATCTTCCAG aTTGTGCTCCAGCCCACAACTTTGA
- the LOC136524853 gene encoding uncharacterized protein isoform X2, with the protein MVWVTQRAIYSTNFSRIDFYSCVVISVRHRTSFHRPILRTIIRFLRMIFILVQEYCFETTSFHGCILRAISRKEDEGKEDKSMQSMGSSMCTGLVQMKHLGEQRTFLSSRKSCSKLLNLFELWLASGWMIN; encoded by the exons ATGGTCTGGGTGACGCAAAGGGCGATATATAGTACAAATTTCTCTCGCATTGATTTTTATTCTTGTGTAGTGATTTCGGTTCGACACAGGACTTCATTTCATAGGCCAATTTTGAGGACTATCATCAG GTTTCTCAGAATGATTTTTATTCTTGTGCAAGAATATTGTTTCGAGACAACTTCATTCCATGGGTGCATTTTGAGGGCTATCAGCAG GAAAGAAGACGAGGGCAAAGAAGATAAGAGTATGCAGTCAATGGGCAG CTCAATGTGCACAGGCCTTGTGCAGATGAAACACCTGGGGGAGCAAAGGACTTTTCTATCTTCCAG GAAATCATGCAGTAAACTACTGAACCTGTTTGAATTGTGGCTAGCATCAGGGTGGATGATTAATTGA